In the Paramisgurnus dabryanus chromosome 5, PD_genome_1.1, whole genome shotgun sequence genome, one interval contains:
- the LOC135748751 gene encoding uncharacterized protein: MLVPGDITEEALPVGGVTKDHDYAYHPSPGKLDGAAQRIQELELQVLSLELEIQQLTVKKQQPLIFKFCVTDEDFRYYTRFSSKEVFTVFWESVYPSASRLLNWSKAQRTAQETPSPQRKLQLIDELFMFLCRVAAGLQEKTLSSIFEVSLSTVSRIILTWASYLYQVLGSLPLWMTREQVQATMPDKFKLYCPQVRVIIDCTEIRCETASSLLLQSETFSNYKNHTTFKGLIGIAPCGVITFISKLYTGSISDIEITRQSQILQLLQPGDGVMADKGFQIEKMLSEVGATLIIPPLKKSNQLSMEDTQKTQAIARLRILVERAIRRVKEYHIWDGHVPLSMVGSVNQLWAICCMLCNYQGPLDIKGDKPI; this comes from the exons ATGCTTGTTCCAGGAGACATCACAGAAGAGGCCCTGCCTGTGGGTGGAGTGACAAAAGATCATGACTATGCCTACCATCCTTCTCCTG GTAAACTGGATGGCGCTGCACAGAGAATCCAAGAGTTGGAGCTTCAGGTTTTGTCACTAGAGCTTGAAATCCAGCAGCTGACCGTTAAGAAGCAGCAGCCTCTGATTTTCAAGTTCTGCGTCACAGATGAAGACTTTCGTTACTACACTAGGTTCAGCTCAAAGGAGGTTTTCACTGTGTTTTGGGAGTCAGTTTACCCCTCTGCTTCACGCCTTTTGAACTGGTCCAAGGCACAACGAACAGCACAAGAGACACCTAGCCCTCAGCGAAAACTTCAGCTCATTGATGAACTGTTCATGTTTCTCTGTCGTGTTGCAGCCGGGCTTCAGGAGAAAACCTTGTCGTCCATCTTCGAGGTCAGCTTGTCTACAGTTAGCCGCATCATCTTAACATGGGCAAGCTACCTTTACCAGGTTCTTGGCTCGCTACCATTGTGGATGACAAGAGAGCAAGTGCAGGCCACAATGCCTGACAAGTTCAAGCTCTACTGCCCTCAGGTGAGAGTGATAATCGACTGCACCGAGATTCGTTGTGAAACAGCATCTTCTCTTTTGCTACAGTCAGAAACTTTTTCCAACTACAAAAATCACACCACCTTTAAAGGTCTAATTGGCATTGCACCATGTGGGGTTATCacatttatatcaaaattgtacaCAGGCTCCATCTCGGATATAGAAATAACTCGGCAGTCACAGATCTTACAGTTACTTCAACCAGGAGATGGAGTAATGGCTGACAAGGGGTTCCAAATTGAGAAGATGCTGTCAGAGGTGGGGGCAACACTAATCATCCCTCCACTGAAGAAATCTAACCAGCTCAGCATGGAGGATACCCAGAAGACCCAGGCTATTGCCCGTCTTAGAATTTTAGTTGAGAGGGCCATACGTAGGGTGAAGGAGTATCATATTTGGGATGGACATGTTCCTCTTTCTATGGTAGGCTCAGTCAATCAGCTGTGGGCCATCTGTTGCATGTTGTGCAACTATCAGGGACCTCTTGATATCAAAGGGGACAAACCCATCTGA